The sequence AACTCCTCCACAGAGATGGATATACACAAACGAGACCACCCGTCAAAtcctttaaaataattaaaacgtTCAGTTCTTTGTTTTGCATAAGGGTCCAGACAATTCTGAAATAAATAGTCAAGAGACAGGACATGAGGCCATGAAACAATTTTGGTCCCCAAGGTTGCATACATCGGCTGGATAGAAACTTATTCTTGCCCCCTTCCCTTATGTTGTTGAAAGGCATTCTGTTCTGCACGTCAAATTGAAATAAGGCCACCTTTTGATTGAAGCCAAGGAAAGAATGCCATGAATGGTTCTTTATGGAACTCCTCTAGTTACCAGTAGTAGACAATATTAACAACTTCAGTCCACCCTCAAGAAAAACGTTTATTTggaatataaacataaaatatacaAATTGAATCTGTGTTTTGCTTGAAATTAGTAAATCTAGAGGTTTTCACTCCAAAATTTACCCTCCCCCGCCACCCCCCACCATACCTCACAACAATTTCATTCCACCCACTTCTATCACCTCTAGCATGTGCATTTTTTTATTTAcctatatttaattttaattttctatttactTATCAATAAGACCTATCATTTTCCAACACAAACCTattagaaaagaccaaaaaataaataaacggaAAAGGGCCAAAAATATCCCTGAATTATCCGAAATGGACCAAAAATACCCTccgttagttttttggctcaaacATATCCCTCCGttaaatttttggctcaaaaatacccctctctaACGGAATGATACCAAACATGCCACGTGAAAAAAAATTTGCCACATGGCCAGTTCACGTGGAAAATTCCCTCATTTAGAGCTCGTTTGGGATTGCTAACTGCTTATTTAAGTACTTTTATAAAATAGCTTTTcagaaaagtgcttttgaaaaaaaaaaaagcaatttgtATTTGGTTtggcatgaaaaaaaaattgtcacatGGCCAGTTCACATGGAAAATTTCCTCATTTAGAGCTCGTTTGGGATTGCTAACTGCTTATTTGAGAAGtacttttataaaatagtttttcagaaaagtgtttttcaaagacaaatgaccaaaaaggacatATATCAagacttttactactaaaatcattttataagaaaatttatttgaaatatctattaaaatatttttaattaaaattttatttttctttgattaaaaagtaattactataaatttttcaatcaatatttatatgcatagatacattaaaaaatattaaataatgatatattacttaaataatttaaatattacttaaaaatatcaaacaaaaatgaattaaaaaattattccataaattaaacacttgaaggggagccttggtgTAACTgaaaaagttgttgtcatgtgaccgggaggtcacaggttcaagtcttggaaacaacctctgacagaaatgcaaagTAAGATTGCATACAGTAGACCCTTATAGCGGGACCCTTCCTCGGACCCTgtgcatagcaggagctttagtgcaccgggctgccccattttttaaaaaaattacactacatatgaaaaaattcaCCACGTGGTAACAAATATatcacttttcatgaattatgtctttaaaactaaatatttgagaaaaaatttacaAGTGCTGCCAAAGTACCATTTGAACTTGCAACGTGATTCGTCTGtcatttattatcattaataataaaaaataaagagatatattcttcgatcatcatcatcaatgatattttcaattttatataaagaaaatgagtaaaaaataaaataataatatgtaaatcatagaataaaataaagaactatGATGTAAATTTgaagtataaattttaaaatcaaacttattaaatatgttatatatatataagtgatagggatatttttgtcatgaaaaaaataattttctgcttctgaactgcttctatttctttttaaaagcacttttgcaagtttaccaaacatcattcttttcaaaagaagtacttttttctccaaaaaaaaaagtactttttttgagaaaaaagcaATCCCAAACAAAGCTATTAGTACTTACTGTAATAAAATCCCTTCGTTAATTAGTACTTACTgtaataaaattaacaaaataaaaaagggaaactaataaagagggttaagagcttctgtacttcatctaaggtagtgatatggattgagtacactttaccctccctaaCCCTACTTTGTGAGAATACAATGGGTATGTCACTATCTGTCACTAATGAAGTGGGTTAAGACAGAAAGATACTTAAATTGATACCACCTCTTTATCCTTGAGAATCTATCCAGCAGGTTTTGTCGCGTTACTCTACCATCGACGTCCAAGTTTACAGTCggctttctcttttttcttgctCTATTTTTCTGCGTATTATTGTAAGTGCTAGTATTATTAATATTAACGTTACCTTAATTCATTGGAATAGCACTTTGCCTTCGAAGTTTTTTAagtgaaatattttttgaaaaaagttttaGTTGTTTCCTGAGTACTGCATACTGCATTTTCATCATATTTTAACTCCATTGTTAGTGCTTTGTTTACCTTATTATCTCTCATTTAACCCACGTTTATGCAAGAGCAATATAGCTCAACCTGGTTCAAATTGCTCAGTCATGATGACTTTGGGTGGGGGTTCTCGGGAACCTAGTAACTTTCATGCGgatttaatatttatatagagaaatctagtaaatatataagaattataagttggaacCCATAAACAAAGTGTGTCAGTTGGTCTAGTGGAGTAGATGGGGTTGTAAAAGTTTTATTGGCCTCTTGGTTGTAGGTTCAACTTATGAAGTATAAGACTGTTAATGGAATGAAAGGAACGATACTTATCATTGATTGTAGACTgagtatatataaatacaatacaacaaAGAGATAAACTAAGAAAAGGATAATACTTATCTATATACAAGAGTCCTAAAGAGAAGGAActactaaatttgaaatttaaaaaatagcaatttattttatcctttattacgCCCCCGTAAGTTGGTGGTGTCAACAACACCCAACTTGGAAAATTGTTGTACAAAAGTGGCTTTGGGAATTGGTTTTGTGAGTATGTCAGCCACTTGATCAGCTGAGTGAACATGATGTACTTCAATATCTTTGTTCTGACCTGTTCACGAACAAAGTGGAAATCAATGGCTACATGCTTCATCCTACTATGGAAAACTGGATTGGAATAAATGTAAGTGGTGCTTATGTTGTCATAGAAAACCTGCGAAACCCCCTTAAGTGGACGAAGTTCACGAAGAAGATTTGTGAGCCAGTTGGTTTCTGCAAAAGCAGCAGCCACACCTCTGTACTCAGCTTCTGTAGCGGATCGAGAGATTGAGCGTTGTTTCTTTGAGGACCAGGAAATTGGTGTATTGCCCATGAAAATAACATATCCAGATGTAGAGGTGCGATCTTCTGGATCACCAGCCCAATACGAATCAGAATAAACAACCAGACGAGAATCTGGAGCTTTTGCTATCCGTATACCATATTGGCAGGTGTGATGAAGATAATGAAGTAATCGCTTGACTGATTTCCAGTGACAATGACGTGGATTGTGCATAAATTGAGAAAGCTTGCTAACTATGAAGGCAATATCAGGACGTGTAAAGGATAAGTAGTGCAACTTTCCAATTACCCGTGGATAAATATTACCATCAGTTGGAGGATCATTCACCGAAGCTGTCAAAGTGGTAGTTGAAGTCATAGGTGTAGGTGCTCCTTTACAACCTATCATGCCAACGTCATCTAAAAGATCCATAATATACTTGTGCTGAGACAAAAAAAAACCATCAGTAGAAGAGATAACCTCAATGCCCAAAAAGTAATGGAGTTGTCCAAGGTTTTTCAAAGAGAAGCGATTGGAAAGACCATCTATAATATGACGAACCCCCCGAATCTGATTTCCAGTAATGATTATACCATCCACATAGATAAGAACATAGACAGTGAACCCAAatttatgcaaataaataaagaagagtCAGATTGAGACTTGGCGAACCCAACAgttaacaaataatttttgagcTCGGTGTACCATGCTCGGGGAGCTTGTTTCAAGCCATAGATCGCTTTGTTCAGCTTGCAGTCATGGGTGGAGAGGCTTCAATCTTCAAAGCCTGGTGGATGCCTCATATACACCTCTTCCTCAATACGTCCTTGTAGGAAGGCATTATTTACATCAATCTGATGGATAGGACAGTTGTACTGTGTCGCAATAGTAAGCACTAACCGAACAGTTACTGGTTTGACTACCGGGCTAAAAGTCGAATCGTAGTCTAATCCCGAACGCTGGGTAAATCCCTTTGCAACAAGACAAGCTTTGTACCTGTCAATGGAACCATCAGATTTATGTTTTATACGAAACAACCACTCGTAGTCAACCACATTCATCGAAGGAGAAGCTGgaaccaaatcccatgtatgaTTCCTAACAAGGGCATCAAATTCAGCTTTCATGGCTTTCTCTCCCGTGAGGGTGAGGACATGCTTGTTTATATGTACGAGGAACAAATGACAAGGAAAGTTGGACGCTAACACCAAACTGCTTAGGTTTGAGGTTATTTATTTTGGAGCGTGTGACCATGGGATGAGTTGAAGTGGTCACCACAGGTGAAGGAGTGGACGGAATCAAAGCAAATGTGCTCTGGGAAGGGTTGTCATTGGGTGATTGAGAAGGCGGGCTGGGGGACTGGACAGTGGAAGGAAGTGGCATCAATGAGGTGTTTGGTTACGGACGATTTTTGCGTTGATAGGTGATTAATGGTTTGGATGATGGTGGTGGTTGAGTATACAGGTGGCAACAAAGGAGAATATAAATTTTGAGAATTACCTGATGCAGCGAAGACGCCTTCTGGTGTGGCAGACGTTGAGCTGGGTAGTGGAGACTACACAGGCAGAGCATCTAGGAGTGGATGAAAAGAGTCTGAACTTGACGATTTATGATTCAAAGGTTGAACATCAAAACAAATTTCCCAGGCAATATTATCGCTCTGTTTGA comes from Capsicum annuum cultivar UCD-10X-F1 chromosome 2, UCD10Xv1.1, whole genome shotgun sequence and encodes:
- the LOC107853321 gene encoding uncharacterized protein LOC107853321; the protein is MIGCKGAPTPMTSTTTLTASVNDPPTDGNIYPRVIGKLHYLSFTRPDIAFIVSKLSQFMHNPRHCHWKSVKRLLHYLHHTCQYGIRIAKAPDSRLVVYSDSYWAGDPEDRTSTSGYVIFMGNTPISWSSKKQRSISRSATEAEYRGVAAAFAETNWLTNLLRELRPLKGVSQVRTKILKYIMFTQLIKWLTYSQNQFPKPLLYNNFPSWVLLTPPTYGGVIKDKINCYFLNFKFSSSFSLGLLYIDKYYPFLSLSLCCIVFIYTQSTINDKYRSFHSINSLILHKLNLQPRGQ